The Saxibacter everestensis genome has a window encoding:
- a CDS encoding methylated-DNA--[protein]-cysteine S-methyltransferase, giving the protein MNFTVIESPIGELTLVGCRAGLTGLYMTEHRHAPDAATFGEPLTGAWARAEFGAAIDQLQEYFAGERTEFDLPHAGRGTPFQRLVWKALCDVPYGQTISYAQLAARIGNPQAVRAVGLANGRNPISIVVPCHRVIGANGSLTGYGGGVDRKRFLLDLEKMSTVPALLP; this is encoded by the coding sequence GTGAATTTCACCGTGATCGAGTCGCCCATCGGTGAGTTGACTCTGGTCGGATGCCGGGCCGGCCTGACCGGACTGTACATGACTGAGCACCGGCATGCGCCGGACGCGGCAACATTCGGGGAACCGCTGACCGGTGCGTGGGCACGCGCCGAGTTCGGCGCCGCGATCGATCAACTCCAGGAGTACTTCGCCGGAGAGCGAACCGAGTTCGACCTGCCGCATGCCGGCCGGGGCACGCCATTCCAGCGTTTGGTGTGGAAGGCGCTGTGCGACGTTCCGTATGGACAGACGATAAGTTATGCGCAACTAGCCGCCCGGATCGGAAATCCGCAGGCAGTGCGCGCCGTCGGCCTGGCGAACGGCCGTAACCCGATCAGCATCGTGGTGCCCTGTCATCGGGTGATCGGCGCCAATGGCTCGCTGACCGGGTATGGCGGCGGCGTCGACCGTAAGCGGTTCCTGCTCGACCTGGAGAAAATGAGCACCGTGCCTGCGTTGCTGCCGTGA